From a single Kitasatospora sp. NBC_00458 genomic region:
- a CDS encoding ABC transporter permease — protein sequence MSPDHAAGYRAGRTLPLRVEIVRQLRRRRTMVIGGVLAAMPLIVLAAFQVAGTPGRADRTTFIELATSSGPNFAATMLFMGTGFMLVIPVALFCGDTVASEASWSSLRYLLAAPVPRARLLARKFAVGLLFSAGAVLLLPLVGLGVGTAAYGWGDLKLPAGASLTAGEALPRLAVAVVFVFLSEIVIAALAFWLSTATDAPLGAVGGAVFASIITGVLDAITALGDMRAWLPAHWQYAWADALQPQLEWGGMVQGVSLSLSYAVVLLALAFRGFARKDVVS from the coding sequence GTGTCGCCGGACCACGCGGCCGGGTACCGGGCCGGGCGGACGCTGCCGCTGCGGGTCGAGATCGTCCGTCAGCTGCGGCGCCGGCGGACCATGGTGATCGGCGGCGTGCTGGCCGCGATGCCGCTCATCGTGCTGGCGGCGTTCCAGGTCGCCGGCACCCCGGGCCGGGCCGACCGGACCACGTTCATCGAGCTGGCCACCTCGTCCGGGCCGAACTTCGCGGCCACCATGCTCTTCATGGGCACCGGCTTCATGCTGGTGATCCCGGTCGCGCTGTTCTGCGGCGACACGGTGGCCTCCGAGGCCAGCTGGTCCTCGCTGCGCTACCTGCTGGCCGCGCCGGTGCCCCGGGCCCGGCTGCTGGCGCGCAAGTTCGCCGTCGGGCTGCTGTTCTCGGCCGGAGCGGTACTGCTGCTGCCGCTGGTCGGGCTGGGGGTCGGCACCGCCGCGTACGGGTGGGGCGACCTCAAGCTGCCGGCCGGCGCGAGCCTGACGGCGGGGGAGGCGCTGCCCCGGCTGGCGGTCGCGGTGGTGTTCGTCTTCCTGAGCGAGATCGTGATCGCCGCGCTGGCGTTCTGGCTCTCCACCGCCACCGACGCGCCGCTGGGAGCGGTGGGCGGGGCGGTGTTCGCCTCGATCATCACCGGCGTGCTGGACGCCATCACCGCGCTCGGCGACATGCGGGCCTGGCTGCCCGCGCACTGGCAGTACGCGTGGGCGGACGCCCTGCAGCCGCAGCTGGAGTGGGGCGGCATGGTGCAGGGCGTCTCGCTGTCGCTGTCCTATGCGGTGGTGCTGCTGGCCCTGGCCTTCCGCGGCTTCGCCCGCAAGGACGTGGTGTCCTGA
- a CDS encoding alpha/beta fold hydrolase produces the protein MEFGGAWRRWRGRGTAAGRRLLAGAVALVVVAGVGTAVAVAAGGEQAVRQEDRFLAMPETPGSHQVVQLDTSFFTTGDGPRPAVLLGHGFGGSKEGERERAEQLARQGYAVLTWSARGFGRSGGKIGLNAPDREVEDVRHLVDWLAQRPEVRLDGPGDPRVGVTGASYGGAVALLGSAYDDRIDAVASQITWWNLADALFPQGVQGSGAIDGVFKKLWAGIFFTTGSAGDLGPSGGAARPSVAPEGAGQVGCGRFLDELCRMYDRVATAGHADPEAVALLDRSSPSSVADRLKVPTLVVQGQQDSLFPLDQGDAIARAVAANGAPVAVDWFAGGHDGATDTSERVDARVAAWFDRYLKGEAPPKDGGSKDGAPKAGAPGEGGGTGAAFRVTRTGGVDSTGFQPVLRGATADAYPGLDGTGSRQYRLTGPSADGEQAFANPPGGAPPNISALPGIGALSQAAALGASVSLDFPGQFAAFESEPLDASVHLTGRPTVPVRVRADRPDAVLFAKLYDVAPDGRQTLPQQLSAPLRVTGADGPDGRTVTVALPTVDHTFDTGHRLRLVLASTDLAYASPAEPATYRAAVTGPLTLPVVDGLVTEAAPLPSRTWVLPLVAVAVAAAVLLLPRLRRRARAERGAAYDPALGGVPLQITGLSKRYKGAADRYAVKDLGFRVEQGQVLGLLGPNGAGKTTTLRMLMGLIRPDAGEIRIFGHLVRPGAPVLSRVGAFVEGAGFLPHLTGRANLRLYWQATGRPEADAHLDEALAIAALGEALDRAVRTYSQGMRQRLAIAQAMLGLPDLLILDEPTNGLDPPQIREMREVMIRYAAAGRTVIVSSHLLAEVEQSCTDLVVMDRGRLVTTGAVAEIVGGGEQLLVGTDASFGASELAAAAGKVAGLAGVGSAEAVEGGLLVRLDGMAASQLLAELVRLGVPVESAGPQRRLEDAFLSLIGGAA, from the coding sequence ATGGAGTTCGGTGGGGCGTGGCGCCGGTGGCGCGGTCGCGGTACGGCGGCCGGACGGAGACTGCTGGCCGGTGCGGTGGCCCTGGTGGTGGTGGCCGGGGTGGGTACGGCGGTGGCCGTGGCGGCCGGCGGAGAGCAGGCGGTCCGTCAGGAGGATCGTTTCCTCGCGATGCCCGAGACGCCCGGCAGCCACCAGGTGGTCCAGCTGGACACCTCCTTCTTCACGACCGGGGACGGCCCGCGCCCGGCCGTCCTGCTCGGCCACGGCTTCGGCGGCTCCAAGGAGGGCGAGCGGGAACGCGCCGAGCAGCTGGCCCGACAGGGGTACGCGGTGCTCACCTGGTCGGCGCGCGGCTTCGGACGCTCCGGCGGCAAGATCGGGCTGAACGCGCCCGACCGCGAGGTCGAGGACGTCAGGCACCTGGTCGACTGGCTGGCCCAGCGGCCCGAGGTGCGCCTCGACGGCCCCGGCGACCCCCGGGTGGGCGTCACCGGCGCCTCCTACGGCGGGGCGGTCGCGCTGCTCGGCTCGGCGTACGACGACCGGATCGACGCGGTGGCCAGCCAGATCACCTGGTGGAACCTGGCCGACGCGCTGTTCCCGCAGGGCGTGCAGGGCTCCGGCGCGATCGACGGGGTGTTCAAGAAGCTGTGGGCCGGGATCTTCTTCACCACCGGTTCGGCGGGCGACCTCGGTCCGTCCGGCGGTGCGGCCCGGCCGTCGGTGGCGCCGGAGGGGGCCGGGCAGGTCGGCTGCGGACGGTTCCTCGACGAGCTCTGCCGGATGTACGACCGGGTGGCCACCGCCGGGCACGCCGACCCGGAGGCGGTCGCACTGCTCGACCGGTCCAGTCCGTCCTCGGTCGCGGACCGGCTGAAGGTGCCCACGCTGGTCGTCCAGGGGCAGCAGGACTCGCTGTTCCCGCTCGACCAGGGCGACGCCATCGCCCGGGCGGTGGCGGCCAACGGCGCGCCCGTCGCGGTGGACTGGTTCGCGGGCGGGCACGACGGGGCGACCGACACCAGCGAGCGGGTGGACGCCCGGGTGGCCGCCTGGTTCGACCGGTACCTGAAGGGCGAGGCGCCCCCGAAGGACGGCGGTTCGAAGGACGGCGCCCCGAAGGCCGGTGCGCCGGGCGAAGGCGGCGGCACCGGCGCGGCGTTCCGGGTGACCCGGACCGGCGGGGTCGACTCCACCGGCTTCCAGCCCGTCCTGCGCGGCGCGACGGCCGACGCCTACCCCGGGCTCGACGGCACCGGCTCCCGGCAGTACCGGCTGACCGGGCCCTCGGCCGACGGCGAGCAGGCCTTCGCCAACCCGCCGGGCGGCGCCCCGCCCAACATCTCCGCGCTGCCGGGCATCGGCGCGCTGAGCCAGGCCGCCGCCCTCGGCGCCTCGGTCTCCCTGGACTTCCCCGGCCAGTTCGCCGCCTTCGAGTCCGAACCGCTCGACGCCTCGGTCCACCTCACCGGCCGTCCCACGGTGCCGGTCAGGGTCCGGGCCGACCGGCCGGACGCGGTGCTCTTCGCCAAGCTGTACGACGTCGCCCCGGACGGCAGGCAGACCCTGCCGCAGCAGCTGTCCGCCCCGCTCCGGGTGACCGGTGCGGACGGCCCCGACGGGCGGACCGTCACCGTGGCGCTGCCCACCGTCGACCACACCTTCGACACCGGCCACCGGCTCCGACTGGTGCTCGCCTCGACCGACCTGGCGTACGCCTCGCCCGCCGAACCGGCCACCTACCGCGCCGCCGTCACCGGACCGCTGACCCTGCCCGTCGTCGACGGACTGGTCACCGAGGCCGCGCCGCTGCCCTCGCGGACCTGGGTGCTGCCGCTGGTCGCCGTCGCGGTGGCCGCCGCCGTCCTGCTGCTGCCCCGGCTGCGGCGCCGGGCCCGCGCCGAACGGGGCGCGGCGTACGACCCGGCGCTGGGCGGGGTGCCGCTGCAGATCACCGGGCTGAGCAAGCGCTACAAGGGCGCCGCCGACCGGTACGCGGTGAAGGACCTGGGCTTCCGGGTGGAGCAGGGCCAGGTGCTCGGCCTGCTCGGCCCCAACGGTGCCGGCAAGACCACCACCCTGCGGATGCTGATGGGCCTGATCCGGCCGGACGCCGGCGAGATCAGGATCTTCGGCCACCTGGTCCGGCCCGGCGCACCGGTGCTCTCCCGGGTCGGCGCCTTCGTCGAGGGCGCGGGCTTCCTGCCGCACCTCACCGGGCGGGCCAACCTGCGGCTCTACTGGCAGGCCACCGGGCGGCCGGAGGCCGACGCGCACCTCGACGAGGCGCTGGCCATCGCCGCGCTCGGCGAGGCGCTGGACCGGGCGGTGCGCACCTACTCGCAGGGCATGCGGCAGCGGCTCGCCATCGCCCAGGCGATGCTGGGCCTGCCCGACCTGCTGATCCTGGACGAACCGACCAACGGGCTCGACCCGCCGCAGATCCGCGAGATGCGCGAGGTGATGATCAGGTACGCCGCCGCCGGGCGGACCGTCATCGTCTCCAGCCACCTGCTGGCCGAGGTCGAGCAGAGCTGCACCGACCTGGTGGTCATGGACCGCGGCCGGCTGGTCACCACCGGCGCCGTCGCGGAGATCGTCGGCGGTGGCGAGCAGCTGCTGGTCGGCACCGACGCGTCGTTCGGGGCGTCGGAGCTGGCGGCGGCGGCCGGGAAGGTGGCCGGGCTGGCCGGGGTCGGCTCGGCGGAGGCGGTCGAGGGCGGGCTGCTCGTCCGGCTGGACGGCATGGCGGCCAGCCAGCTGCTGGCCGAGCTGGTGCGGCTCGGGGTGCCGGTGGAGTCGGCCGGGCCGCAGCGCCGCCTGGAGGACGCGTTCCTGTCGCTGATCGGAGGTGCGGCGTGA